The following proteins come from a genomic window of Corallococcus sp. NCRR:
- a CDS encoding S8 family serine peptidase codes for MKLKLTQAVSVISLLAAACGGPMPEGPESDSEQIGQTAQMIRRERAIPNEYIVVLRDATQEVRQQGAANIARELVSATSGRVLRTYEHSIHGFLANMTEAEARRLLSDPRVAYVQENGLIHVSATQTNATWGIDRIDQRDLPRNSSYTYNVDGTGVHAYVIDTGIRQTHTEFTGRIGNGYDFIDNDSDPSDCHGHGTHVSGTVGGTTWGVAKKVTLHGVRVLDCTGYGNDAQVIGGIDWVAANHVKPAVANMSLGDVGIQAIDDATERLIAAGVTTVVAAGNDSANACNYSPARTPNAITVGSTTSSDARSSFSNYGTCVDIFAPGSSITSASNSGNSSSTSMSGTSMASPHVAGAAALYLSANPTATPAQVRDALVNNATPNKVTSPGTGSPNKLLYTLFITGGGGSDTTPPTTSITSPAGGATLSGTASLSASATDNVGVSRVEFFAGTTLLGTATAAPYSISWNTTAVANGTYALTTKAYDAANNVGTSATVSVTVNNGTGSCSITEQLLANAGFESGNTGWTTSSGVIDGTTSGSAPRTGTYKAYMNGYGTTRTEFAYQDVTIPASACSATFTFWARITTAETTTTTAYDKLAVQVRNSAGTVLATLATYSNLDKGTAYVQRTFNLAAYKGQTVRIYFNGTEDSSLQTSFFIDDTALTVVR; via the coding sequence ATGAAACTGAAACTGACCCAGGCGGTGAGCGTCATCTCCCTTCTGGCCGCGGCGTGCGGCGGTCCGATGCCGGAGGGCCCGGAGTCCGACAGCGAGCAGATCGGTCAGACGGCGCAGATGATCCGCCGCGAGCGGGCCATCCCCAACGAGTACATCGTGGTCCTGCGTGACGCCACGCAGGAGGTCCGGCAGCAGGGAGCGGCGAACATCGCCCGGGAGCTGGTGTCCGCCACCAGCGGCCGGGTGCTGCGGACCTATGAGCACTCCATCCACGGCTTCCTGGCGAACATGACCGAGGCCGAGGCGCGCCGCCTGCTGTCCGACCCGCGCGTGGCCTACGTGCAGGAGAACGGCCTCATCCACGTGTCCGCGACGCAGACCAACGCGACCTGGGGCATTGACCGCATCGACCAGCGGGACCTGCCGCGCAACAGCTCCTACACGTACAACGTCGACGGCACCGGCGTGCACGCGTACGTCATCGACACCGGCATCCGGCAGACCCACACGGAGTTCACCGGCCGCATCGGCAACGGCTACGACTTCATCGACAACGACAGCGACCCGTCCGACTGCCACGGCCACGGCACGCACGTGTCCGGCACGGTGGGCGGCACGACCTGGGGCGTGGCGAAGAAGGTCACCCTGCACGGCGTGCGCGTGCTGGACTGCACGGGCTACGGCAACGACGCGCAGGTGATTGGCGGCATCGACTGGGTGGCGGCCAACCACGTCAAGCCCGCGGTCGCCAACATGAGCCTGGGCGATGTGGGCATCCAGGCCATCGACGACGCGACGGAGCGGCTGATCGCCGCGGGCGTCACCACGGTGGTCGCCGCCGGCAATGACAGCGCCAACGCCTGCAACTACTCGCCGGCCCGCACGCCCAACGCCATCACCGTGGGCTCCACCACCAGCAGCGACGCCCGCTCGTCGTTCTCCAACTACGGGACGTGCGTGGACATCTTCGCGCCGGGCTCGAGCATCACCTCCGCGTCGAACTCCGGCAACTCGTCCAGCACGTCCATGAGCGGCACGTCCATGGCGTCTCCGCACGTGGCCGGCGCCGCGGCGCTCTACCTGAGCGCCAACCCCACCGCGACGCCCGCGCAGGTGCGCGACGCGCTGGTGAACAACGCCACGCCGAACAAGGTCACCAGCCCGGGGACCGGTTCTCCCAACAAGCTGCTGTACACGCTCTTCATCACCGGTGGCGGCGGCAGCGACACCACCCCGCCCACGACGTCCATCACCTCGCCCGCGGGCGGCGCCACGCTGAGCGGCACCGCGAGCCTGAGCGCCAGCGCCACCGACAACGTGGGCGTGTCGCGCGTGGAGTTCTTCGCGGGCACCACGCTGCTGGGCACGGCGACGGCAGCCCCGTACAGCATCTCCTGGAACACGACGGCGGTGGCCAACGGCACCTACGCGCTGACGACGAAGGCGTATGACGCGGCGAACAACGTGGGCACGTCCGCCACGGTGTCGGTGACGGTGAACAACGGCACGGGCAGCTGCTCCATCACCGAGCAGCTCCTCGCCAACGCGGGCTTCGAGAGCGGCAACACGGGTTGGACGACGTCGTCCGGCGTCATCGACGGCACCACGTCCGGCAGCGCGCCGCGCACGGGCACGTACAAGGCCTACATGAACGGCTACGGCACCACGCGCACCGAGTTCGCCTACCAGGACGTCACCATCCCCGCCTCGGCGTGCAGCGCCACGTTCACCTTCTGGGCGCGCATCACCACGGCGGAGACGACGACCACGACGGCCTACGACAAGCTGGCCGTCCAGGTCCGCAACAGCGCGGGCACGGTGCTGGCCACGCTGGCCACGTACAGCAACCTGGACAAGGGCACGGCCTACGTTCAGCGGACGTTCAACCTGGCCGCGTACAAGGGCCAGACCGTCCGCATCTACTTCAACGGCACGGAGGACTCGTCGCTGCAGACGAGCTTCTTCATCGATGACACGGCGCTGACCGTCGTCCGGTAG
- a CDS encoding mersacidin/lichenicidin family type 2 lantibiotic produces the protein MMTPDLIIRAWKDPSFRESLTAEQRAQLPANPSGATLNELSETELMDVVGGRIDIGFTATNSCEYICTNLTFSMC, from the coding sequence ATGATGACCCCCGACCTGATCATCCGCGCCTGGAAGGACCCGTCGTTCCGCGAGAGCCTCACCGCCGAGCAGCGCGCCCAGCTGCCCGCGAACCCCTCCGGCGCGACGCTGAACGAGCTGAGCGAGACCGAGCTGATGGACGTCGTCGGCGGCCGGATCGACATCGGCTTCACCGCCACCAACTCCTGTGAGTACATCTGCACCAACCTCACGTTCTCGATGTGCTGA
- a CDS encoding M57 family metalloprotease, translated as MFSRRVVLAAGCIALGFGCGEPSDETQEILGNLVQAGFPSHDIQVVDGKVYVGRDAEVSLAASREMVAAGSTTEEQYRTNNLVSPSLTKICVDGPGFTGAFSTALDLAIQNYDELALPFAMARAPSTGCSFTISAVINPSLNGGSAGFPSNGNPYGQIIIGGLLSQYGVDVIEHVITHEIGHTLGFRHSDYYNRSISCGSGGDEGDAGIGAVHIPGTPTTASVGASIMNSCFRSVESGEFTASDLTALSTLYPAAAVPSLVSGLASNRCLDVTGGSSAQGTSTQLWECNGTAAQQWTLTAQGELRSNLAPNLCLDVADGNPAQGTRVQIWGCNGTAAQRWTRVGSTLQSGLGANLCLDVFNADTTPGTRIQIWACNGTNAQNWFTR; from the coding sequence ATGTTTTCAAGAAGGGTCGTGCTCGCGGCGGGCTGCATCGCATTGGGATTCGGCTGTGGTGAGCCGTCCGACGAGACGCAGGAGATTCTCGGCAACCTGGTCCAGGCTGGCTTCCCGTCGCATGACATCCAGGTCGTCGACGGGAAGGTCTACGTCGGACGGGACGCCGAGGTGTCGCTGGCCGCCTCGCGCGAGATGGTCGCGGCGGGCTCGACCACGGAAGAGCAGTACCGCACGAACAACCTCGTCAGCCCGTCCCTGACGAAGATCTGCGTCGACGGCCCGGGGTTCACCGGCGCCTTCAGCACGGCGCTGGATCTCGCCATCCAGAACTACGACGAGCTCGCGCTCCCCTTCGCCATGGCGCGCGCCCCGAGCACCGGCTGCAGCTTCACCATCAGCGCGGTCATCAACCCGAGCTTGAACGGCGGCTCGGCCGGGTTCCCGTCAAACGGAAATCCGTATGGGCAGATCATCATCGGAGGCCTGCTCAGCCAGTACGGCGTCGACGTCATCGAGCACGTCATCACGCATGAGATTGGCCATACCCTCGGCTTCCGCCACTCGGACTACTACAACCGCAGCATCAGTTGCGGCAGCGGCGGCGATGAAGGCGACGCCGGCATCGGCGCGGTCCACATCCCGGGCACGCCGACCACGGCGTCCGTGGGGGCCTCGATCATGAACTCCTGCTTCCGCTCGGTGGAGTCGGGCGAGTTCACCGCCAGCGACCTCACCGCGCTGTCCACGCTGTACCCGGCGGCGGCGGTCCCCAGCCTGGTCAGTGGCCTGGCCTCGAACCGCTGCCTGGATGTGACCGGAGGCAGCTCCGCGCAGGGGACGTCCACCCAGCTCTGGGAATGCAACGGAACCGCCGCGCAGCAGTGGACGCTGACCGCGCAGGGGGAGCTGCGAAGCAACCTGGCGCCCAACCTGTGTCTGGACGTCGCTGACGGAAACCCCGCGCAGGGCACCCGCGTGCAGATCTGGGGATGCAACGGGACGGCCGCCCAGCGGTGGACCCGGGTGGGCTCCACGCTCCAGAGCGGGCTGGGGGCCAACCTCTGCCTGGACGTCTTCAACGCCGACACGACGCCGGGCACCCGGATCCAGATCTGGGCGTGCAACGGGACGAACGCCCAGAACTGGTTCACGCGCTGA
- a CDS encoding M28 family peptidase → MPIRPLPFALLALSVSLSASAQAPASPLGPISPTTGLVLRDDVVRALIQESSGDRIHDGVQRLSLIARDSVDGYAEAAAWTKAAAEAAGLQDVQLEAMKDGPQWRATRGELWVAGPHRYRVTSHADLPMSLAMGSGNFEGKDLELVDVGMGTQDADYAGKDVKGKVVLSQGSISATLRTAVVKYGAVGVVSSYSTPPWNAPHRMDGDFPDQVGWAAVPRSLIPQGMRTPFLFMVSNRQADELRTQLREGPVKVDVSVATQAPTGHLSIVSGVIPGTLAGEEVVLTAHLDHYKPGADDNASGSATLLELVRTYTTLIRQGVLPRPVRTLRVLWLPEFEGTREWFSHHGADPVRRVAQFNFDMLGASLTRVHSRFQVSYTPDWNGSFVNAVSESTVAFMNRFNAVAYPVRKDFRIGSVTGSRDPMDAHMDRYGRGSDHQLFNDHGIPGVAFSTWPDDGYHTSGDRPENVDPTQLHRAAFAGLATITVAAWAEGTGALELSRLVAVHGAKRVAEDEFRARRELAATPAAGVPGFARLARAGVRAGYQRERDALRSCLALGAPAEPVKALVQALETAESQALKRLEADAKARGVSLKEPSPSEAERKARAFVPRRVKGQELASFDELERHAAPGSQARVDMVKAAMNAAATALREQGESELRFYQLADALASYADGKRSVADIRDAAHAEYGYVFPVEALLELFGLLEQGGVMTRGR, encoded by the coding sequence ATGCCCATCCGCCCGTTGCCCTTCGCCCTCCTCGCGCTGTCTGTCTCCCTCAGCGCCTCCGCCCAGGCGCCCGCGTCTCCGCTGGGGCCCATCTCTCCCACCACCGGACTGGTGCTGCGGGACGACGTGGTGCGTGCGCTCATCCAGGAGAGCTCGGGCGACCGCATCCATGACGGCGTGCAGCGGCTGTCCCTCATCGCTCGGGACAGCGTGGACGGCTACGCGGAGGCAGCCGCCTGGACTAAGGCCGCCGCCGAGGCCGCGGGGCTCCAGGACGTCCAGTTGGAGGCAATGAAGGACGGACCCCAGTGGCGGGCCACGCGCGGCGAGCTGTGGGTCGCGGGTCCCCACCGGTACCGGGTGACATCCCACGCGGACCTGCCCATGTCCCTGGCGATGGGCAGCGGCAACTTCGAGGGCAAGGACCTGGAGCTGGTCGACGTGGGCATGGGCACCCAGGACGCCGACTACGCGGGCAAGGACGTGAAGGGCAAGGTGGTGCTCAGCCAGGGCTCCATCTCGGCCACGCTGCGCACCGCCGTGGTGAAGTACGGCGCCGTGGGCGTGGTGTCTTCCTATTCGACGCCGCCCTGGAACGCGCCCCACCGCATGGACGGCGACTTCCCGGATCAGGTGGGCTGGGCCGCCGTCCCCCGGAGCCTCATCCCGCAGGGCATGCGGACGCCCTTCCTGTTCATGGTGTCGAACCGGCAGGCGGATGAGCTGCGCACCCAGCTGCGGGAGGGACCGGTGAAGGTGGACGTGAGCGTCGCCACGCAAGCGCCCACGGGGCACCTCAGCATCGTCAGCGGCGTCATCCCCGGGACGCTGGCGGGAGAGGAGGTCGTCCTCACGGCCCACCTGGACCACTACAAGCCCGGCGCGGATGACAACGCCTCCGGCTCCGCCACGCTGCTGGAGCTGGTGCGGACGTACACCACGCTCATCCGCCAGGGCGTGCTGCCCCGGCCGGTGCGCACCCTGCGCGTGCTGTGGCTGCCGGAGTTCGAGGGCACCCGCGAGTGGTTCTCCCATCACGGCGCGGATCCGGTGCGGCGGGTGGCGCAGTTCAACTTCGACATGCTCGGCGCCAGCCTGACCCGCGTCCACTCGCGCTTCCAGGTCTCCTATACGCCGGATTGGAATGGCAGCTTCGTGAACGCCGTGTCCGAGTCCACGGTGGCCTTCATGAACCGCTTCAACGCGGTGGCCTACCCGGTGAGGAAGGACTTCCGCATCGGGTCGGTCACCGGCTCGCGCGACCCGATGGACGCGCACATGGACCGCTACGGCCGCGGTTCGGATCACCAGCTCTTCAACGACCACGGCATCCCCGGCGTCGCCTTCTCCACGTGGCCCGATGATGGCTACCACACCAGTGGAGACCGGCCGGAGAACGTGGACCCCACCCAGTTGCACCGCGCCGCGTTCGCGGGCTTGGCAACCATCACCGTCGCCGCGTGGGCCGAGGGCACGGGCGCCCTGGAGCTTTCGCGCCTGGTGGCGGTGCACGGCGCGAAGCGCGTGGCCGAGGACGAGTTCCGGGCCCGCCGCGAGCTGGCCGCGACGCCCGCCGCTGGGGTGCCCGGCTTCGCCCGTCTGGCCCGCGCCGGGGTGCGCGCGGGCTACCAGCGCGAACGCGACGCCCTGCGCTCCTGCCTGGCCCTGGGCGCGCCCGCCGAGCCGGTGAAGGCGCTGGTCCAGGCCCTGGAGACCGCCGAGTCCCAGGCGCTGAAGCGGCTGGAAGCGGACGCGAAGGCGCGCGGGGTGTCCCTGAAGGAGCCCTCCCCCAGCGAAGCCGAGCGCAAGGCCCGGGCCTTCGTTCCGCGCCGCGTGAAGGGCCAGGAGCTCGCGTCGTTCGACGAGTTGGAGCGCCATGCCGCCCCCGGTTCGCAGGCCCGGGTGGACATGGTGAAGGCCGCCATGAACGCCGCGGCCACGGCGCTGCGCGAACAGGGCGAGAGCGAGCTGCGCTTCTACCAACTGGCGGATGCGCTCGCGAGCTACGCCGACGGCAAGCGCTCCGTGGCGGACATCCGCGACGCGGCCCATGCCGAGTACGGGTATGTCTTTCCCGTGGAGGCCCTGCTCGAGCTGTTCGGGCTGCTGGAGCAGGGCGGCGTCATGACGCGCGGACGCTGA
- a CDS encoding RluA family pseudouridine synthase: MTFPPDDSAGLNDGYVYRERIGAAAVGRTALAWLAGAYRHSTEEEWRARFARGEVRLDGVIATGDEVLRAHQELCWHRPPWREPQAPDSFELVYEDASLLAVIKPSGLPTLPSGGFLKSTLLSLVRLRWPEASALHRLGRATSGLVLFSRTHEAAAKLLRDWREGDVEKRYRALSDGVAVQASYDIHARIGLVPHPLLGSVHGATENGKPSHSHAEVLERRDGQTLFEVRIHTGRPEQIRIHLAFIGHPLTGDPMFSSGGLPRERDPGLPGDGGYLLHAETLVFTHPLTGERVRLHAPPPAGLRLASEG, encoded by the coding sequence GTGACGTTTCCGCCTGATGACTCCGCCGGCCTGAATGACGGCTACGTGTACCGCGAACGGATTGGCGCCGCCGCCGTGGGGCGCACCGCGCTCGCCTGGCTGGCAGGCGCGTACCGGCACTCCACCGAAGAGGAGTGGCGTGCACGCTTCGCGCGCGGCGAGGTGCGGCTGGACGGCGTCATCGCGACTGGCGACGAGGTGCTGCGGGCCCACCAGGAGCTCTGCTGGCACCGGCCGCCCTGGCGGGAACCGCAGGCGCCCGACAGCTTCGAGCTGGTGTACGAGGACGCTTCGCTGCTCGCGGTCATCAAGCCGAGCGGACTGCCGACGCTGCCCTCTGGAGGCTTCCTCAAGAGCACGCTGCTCTCGCTCGTGCGGCTGCGCTGGCCGGAGGCCTCCGCCCTGCACCGGCTGGGGCGGGCGACCTCCGGGCTGGTGCTCTTCTCGCGCACGCATGAAGCCGCCGCGAAGCTCCTGCGCGACTGGCGCGAGGGCGACGTGGAGAAGCGCTACCGGGCGCTCTCGGACGGGGTCGCGGTGCAGGCGTCCTATGACATCCACGCGCGCATCGGGCTGGTGCCCCACCCCTTGCTGGGGTCGGTGCACGGGGCGACCGAGAACGGCAAGCCGTCACACAGCCACGCGGAGGTCCTGGAGCGGCGTGACGGGCAGACCCTCTTCGAGGTGCGCATCCACACGGGCCGCCCCGAGCAGATCCGCATCCACCTGGCGTTCATCGGCCATCCGCTCACGGGAGATCCGATGTTCTCCTCGGGAGGTCTTCCTCGCGAGCGGGACCCCGGCCTGCCCGGAGATGGCGGCTACCTGCTCCACGCGGAGACGCTCGTGTTCACGCATCCGCTCACGGGAGAGCGCGTGCGGCTGCACGCCCCTCCTCCGGCCGGGTTGAGGCTGGCGTCGGAGGGCTGA
- a CDS encoding HlyD family efflux transporter periplasmic adaptor subunit has protein sequence MTSRPSPYRKEALEYRERAHAESGGDLLRISPAWTRWAYWVLVGALACSLLFFCVGTLFEYAAGPALIRVEGKTDLTVAFSGVVLTVDVQPGQRVVAGEPLVHFASEQEQGTLARISREFELQLVRYLRDPSDEGARQALTGLRAERELAQARLEERTLRAPHAGVVGDLRLQPGQYIPSGTRALSLLGDDATVVVLGFLPGQYRPLLVPGMDLRLELQGFAYEYRDLVIESVGDQIIGPGEARRYLGSELGDAIPLEGALVLVRARLPLRTFVREGRTFNYYDGMPARAEARVKSESILLTLVPGLKELLPHGG, from the coding sequence ATGACGTCCAGGCCGAGCCCGTATCGCAAGGAGGCGCTGGAGTACCGGGAGCGGGCCCACGCGGAGTCCGGCGGCGACCTCTTGCGGATCAGCCCCGCGTGGACCCGGTGGGCCTACTGGGTGCTGGTGGGCGCGCTGGCCTGTTCGCTGCTCTTCTTCTGCGTGGGCACGCTCTTCGAATACGCGGCGGGCCCCGCGCTCATCCGCGTGGAGGGCAAGACGGACCTGACGGTCGCGTTCTCCGGCGTGGTGCTGACCGTGGACGTGCAGCCCGGCCAGCGCGTCGTCGCGGGCGAGCCGCTGGTGCACTTCGCGTCCGAACAGGAGCAGGGGACCCTGGCGCGCATCTCCCGCGAGTTCGAGCTGCAGCTCGTCCGCTACCTGCGCGACCCCTCGGACGAAGGGGCGCGCCAGGCGCTCACGGGCCTCCGGGCCGAGCGCGAGCTGGCCCAGGCCCGGCTGGAGGAGCGGACGCTGCGCGCACCGCACGCGGGCGTCGTCGGGGACCTGCGGTTGCAGCCCGGCCAGTACATCCCCTCCGGCACGCGCGCGCTGTCGCTCCTGGGGGACGACGCGACGGTGGTGGTGCTGGGCTTCCTGCCGGGGCAGTACCGGCCGCTGCTCGTGCCGGGCATGGACCTGCGCCTGGAGCTGCAGGGCTTCGCCTACGAGTACCGCGACCTCGTCATCGAGTCCGTGGGTGATCAGATCATCGGGCCCGGAGAGGCGCGGCGCTACCTGGGCTCGGAGCTGGGGGACGCCATCCCCTTGGAGGGGGCGCTGGTGCTCGTGCGCGCGCGGCTGCCGCTGCGGACGTTCGTCCGCGAGGGCCGGACCTTCAACTACTACGACGGCATGCCGGCGCGGGCGGAGGCGCGGGTGAAGTCGGAGAGCATCCTGCTCACGCTCGTCCCCGGACTGAAGGAGCTGCTCCCCCATGGCGGATGA
- a CDS encoding efflux RND transporter periplasmic adaptor subunit gives MSRRTIWMMGVVALVFLGALLLIRWHGGRGASVVARPGVAASRELAPRVTQPASPREGFLGVIVASGSVDVAARMEGTLERMNAQVGDTVRQGAVLAQLDTRALQRELAVAQASLQAGEAEQHIASIALTEMQERLQRRSDPKQRALGALSEEELATARFQEQTAVARLRAAEAMVAERKARVAQMAQRISDASVLAPFDGQVANRYLDTGAMVAPGRAVFHLIRSGAQQVRFAIPEDQAASLPVGTRLSVEVPSLGQVLDGRVENLAPEVDAASRMVLAIASVPREGHGPVPSGVVVRVFVQKDAASQAVTP, from the coding sequence ATGTCACGACGCACGATATGGATGATGGGCGTCGTCGCCCTGGTCTTCCTGGGGGCGCTCCTGCTCATCCGGTGGCACGGCGGCCGTGGCGCTTCGGTCGTGGCCCGGCCGGGAGTGGCTGCCTCGCGGGAGCTCGCACCCCGTGTGACGCAGCCGGCGTCACCGCGTGAGGGCTTCCTGGGCGTCATCGTCGCCAGCGGCAGCGTGGACGTCGCCGCCCGGATGGAAGGCACCCTCGAGCGGATGAACGCGCAGGTCGGGGACACCGTGCGCCAGGGCGCGGTCCTCGCCCAGTTGGACACGCGGGCCCTTCAGCGCGAGCTGGCGGTGGCGCAGGCGTCGCTCCAAGCAGGGGAGGCGGAACAGCACATCGCCTCCATCGCGCTCACGGAGATGCAGGAGCGGCTCCAGCGCCGCTCCGATCCGAAGCAGCGCGCCCTGGGCGCCCTCTCCGAAGAGGAGCTGGCCACCGCGCGCTTCCAGGAGCAGACCGCCGTGGCCCGCCTGCGCGCGGCGGAGGCGATGGTGGCGGAGCGCAAGGCGCGCGTGGCGCAGATGGCCCAGCGGATCTCCGATGCCTCCGTGCTCGCGCCCTTCGACGGGCAGGTGGCGAACCGCTACCTCGACACCGGCGCGATGGTGGCCCCCGGCCGCGCCGTCTTCCACCTCATCCGCTCCGGGGCGCAGCAGGTGCGCTTCGCCATTCCGGAGGACCAGGCGGCGAGCCTCCCGGTGGGCACGCGGCTGTCCGTGGAGGTGCCATCCCTGGGGCAGGTCCTGGATGGGCGGGTGGAGAACCTTGCGCCGGAGGTGGACGCCGCCTCGCGCATGGTCCTCGCCATCGCGAGCGTGCCCCGGGAGGGGCATGGGCCGGTGCCCTCGGGCGTCGTGGTGCGGGTGTTCGTCCAGAAGGACGCCGCTTCCCAGGCGGTCACGCCATGA
- a CDS encoding peptidase domain-containing ABC transporter — translation MADESGRGLVDRFPALRRLQAAARGQRIPEVRQMTPAECGLACLAMVLGFHGRGVGLDELRRVMGTAQDGLAAAHLLTAGRAFGLRGRGVSVDLDGVPFLPEASVLHWKFTHYVVLERWAHDGVHIVDPAQGRRFVSMEQFRQFFTGVALLFEPGEGFVRAPGRPRRRSRYVEKFARQSQTLTRVFVLSLMLQVLTLSIPLLTGLVVDRVVPRGDYHLLLVLGVGLGALVCFHLLTSLVRSHLLLELRTRVDSDMTLGFLEHLVSLAYPFFQVRAAGDLMARLNVTATVREVLSSSLVSTLLDGLLVVLYFVILTVASPGTALLVGALGASQVLVFEVSRRQQRSLLARNLELEARNQSYQIEMLTGMQTLKAFGAEHRAVQHYSSLFVDVLNVSLARGRLTAWVDALSGTLKLSAPLLLLCLGALQVLEGRMSLGTMLSLNALAVALLTPLANLVTTLGQLQLVGSYIERIDDVLDTPVERDPARPEASAQLQGRIEMERVSFRFGPLAPMIVQDVSVRIEPGQLVAIVGRSGAGKSTLANLLLGLYLPTGGRVLYDGVDLEQLSLSAVREQVGIVLQEPSFFGATLRANIALGDPAAPPERIVSAAKQAQIHDEILAMPLQYDTPLADRGMSLSGGQRQRLALARALVRDPKILLLDEATSALDSVTEHQVQDALASLHCTRIVIAHRLSTIRKADLILVMENGRVVEQGRHETLVQEGGAYARLVSAQL, via the coding sequence ATGGCGGATGAATCCGGACGGGGGCTCGTGGATCGCTTCCCCGCGCTGCGGAGGCTCCAGGCGGCGGCGCGCGGACAGCGCATCCCGGAAGTGCGGCAGATGACGCCCGCGGAGTGCGGCCTCGCCTGTCTGGCCATGGTGCTGGGCTTCCACGGACGGGGCGTGGGCCTGGACGAGCTGCGGCGCGTGATGGGGACCGCCCAGGATGGGCTCGCGGCGGCGCACCTGCTGACGGCGGGACGCGCCTTCGGTCTGAGGGGGCGGGGCGTCTCCGTGGACCTGGACGGCGTGCCCTTCCTGCCCGAGGCGTCGGTCCTCCACTGGAAGTTCACCCACTACGTCGTCCTGGAGCGGTGGGCCCACGACGGCGTGCACATCGTCGATCCGGCACAGGGCCGCCGCTTCGTGTCCATGGAGCAGTTCCGGCAGTTCTTCACCGGCGTGGCGCTGCTCTTCGAGCCCGGCGAGGGCTTCGTGCGGGCTCCAGGCAGACCCAGGCGCAGGTCGCGCTACGTGGAGAAGTTCGCGCGCCAATCCCAGACGCTCACGCGGGTGTTCGTCCTGTCGTTGATGTTGCAGGTGCTGACGCTCTCCATCCCCCTCTTGACGGGCCTGGTGGTGGACCGCGTCGTGCCCCGGGGCGACTACCACCTGCTGCTGGTCCTGGGCGTGGGCCTGGGCGCGCTGGTGTGCTTCCACCTGCTGACCTCGCTGGTGCGAAGCCACCTGCTGCTGGAGCTGCGCACGCGGGTGGACTCCGACATGACGCTCGGCTTCCTCGAGCACCTGGTGTCGCTGGCGTACCCCTTCTTCCAGGTGCGCGCCGCGGGCGACCTGATGGCGCGCCTCAACGTCACCGCCACCGTGCGAGAGGTGCTCTCCTCCAGCCTCGTGTCCACGCTGCTGGATGGCCTGCTGGTGGTGCTCTACTTCGTCATCCTGACCGTGGCGAGCCCGGGCACGGCCCTCCTGGTGGGCGCCCTGGGCGCGTCGCAGGTGCTGGTGTTCGAGGTGTCCCGGCGCCAGCAGCGCAGCCTGCTCGCGCGCAACCTGGAGCTGGAGGCGCGCAACCAGAGCTACCAGATTGAAATGCTGACGGGGATGCAGACCCTGAAGGCCTTTGGCGCGGAGCACCGCGCCGTGCAGCACTACTCCAGCCTCTTCGTGGATGTGCTCAACGTCTCCCTGGCCCGGGGCCGGCTGACCGCCTGGGTGGACGCGCTCTCCGGCACGCTGAAGCTGAGCGCGCCGCTGCTGCTGCTCTGCCTGGGCGCGCTCCAGGTCCTGGAGGGGCGGATGAGCCTGGGGACGATGCTGAGCCTCAACGCGCTGGCCGTGGCCCTGCTCACGCCCCTGGCGAACCTGGTGACCACCCTGGGGCAGCTGCAGTTGGTGGGCAGCTACATCGAGCGCATCGACGACGTGCTGGACACGCCCGTGGAGCGCGACCCGGCGCGGCCGGAGGCGAGCGCGCAGCTGCAGGGGCGGATTGAGATGGAGCGCGTCTCGTTCCGCTTCGGGCCCCTGGCGCCGATGATCGTCCAGGACGTGTCCGTGCGCATCGAGCCCGGGCAGCTGGTGGCCATCGTGGGGCGCTCCGGCGCGGGGAAGAGCACGCTCGCGAACCTGCTCCTGGGGCTCTACCTGCCCACGGGCGGGCGCGTGCTCTACGACGGGGTCGACCTGGAGCAGCTGTCCCTGAGCGCGGTGCGGGAGCAGGTGGGCATCGTCCTGCAGGAGCCCTCCTTCTTCGGGGCGACGCTGCGCGCGAACATCGCGCTCGGGGACCCCGCGGCGCCCCCGGAGCGCATCGTGAGCGCGGCGAAGCAGGCGCAGATCCACGATGAGATCCTGGCCATGCCGCTCCAGTACGACACGCCGCTGGCGGACCGGGGAATGTCCCTGTCCGGAGGGCAGCGCCAGCGGCTGGCCCTGGCCCGTGCCCTGGTCCGCGATCCGAAGATCCTCCTCCTGGATGAAGCGACGAGCGCCCTGGACTCCGTCACCGAGCACCAGGTCCAGGACGCGCTGGCTTCGCTCCACTGCACGCGCATCGTCATCGCGCACCGGCTGAGCACCATCCGCAAGGCGGACCTCATCCTGGTGATGGAGAACGGGCGCGTCGTCGAGCAGGGGCGCCATGAGACGCTCGTGCAGGAGGGCGGGGCCTACGCCCGGCTGGTGTCCGCCCAGCTCTGA